GCCTCACCGTCACGTCACCGGCAGCCGCCACGCCCCCTGCCGGACCGGACGCCGCCGCGCGTGCCGCCGGACCGGATGCCGGCATGCTCGCTGCGATGCGCCGCGACCTGCACCTCACCGACGACCAGATCGCCCAGCGGCTCACCACCGAGGCGGCCGCCCCGGTGATCGAAAAGCGCCTGCGCGCCAAGCTCGGCAAGCGCTTCGCCGGCGCCTGGATCCCGGCCGGCGCCACCCGCCTCACGGTCGCGGTCACCAGCCGGGCCGACGCCGCCGAGGTGCGAGCCGAAGGCGCCGTACCCACCGTCGTCAGCCGCGGCGAGAGCGACCTGGCCGCCGCCCGCGCCACACTCGACCAGCACAGCGCCCAGGCGCCCGACGCGATCCGCGGCTGGTATGTCGACACCATCGCCAACCGCCTGGTGATCACCGCCGAACCGGGCGCCGAGGCGACCGCGCGCGCCTTCGCCGCCGCCTCCGGCGCCGGGCCGGTCACCGTCCGGACCGCCGAGGAACAACCACGACCGATGTACGACACGCGGGGCGGCGACCAGTACGTGATCAACGGCAACGTGCTCTGCTCGATCGGCTTCCCGGTCGCCGGCGGCTTCGTCACGGCCGGTCACTGCGGCGGCGCCGGGAGCACCACGCTCGGCTTCAACAACCAGGCGCAGGGCACCTTCGCCGGCTCGTCGTTCCCGGGCAACGACTACGCCTGGGTGCGGACCAACGGCAACTGGGTCTCGCAGCCCTGGGTGAACAACTACGCCGGCGGGAACGTGCTGGTCGCCGGCTCGCAGGAGGCCGCGATCGGCAGCTCGATCTGCCGGTCCGGGCGCACCACCGGCTGGCGCTGCGGCACCCTGCTCGGCAAGAACGAGACGATCAATTACGCCCAGGGTGCGGTCTCCGGCCTGAGCCGCAGCAACGCCTGCGCCGAGCCGGGCGACTCCGGCGGCTCGTGGATCTCCGGGAACCAGGCACAGGGCGTCACCTCCGGCGGCACCGGGAACTGCTCCAGCGGCGGCACCATGTGGTTCCAGCCGGTCACCGAGATCCTCCAGGTCTACGGCCTGTCCCTGACCACCACCGGCGGCGGCTCCGCCCTGGTCAGCAACTGGAACAACCTGTGCATCGACGTCCCGAACAGCAACTTCTCCGACGGCGTGCAGGTGCAGACGTGGGGCTGCAACGGCACCGGCGCGCAGAAGTGGGAGGCGACCGGGGGCGCGCTGCGCACCGGCAACAACATGTGCCTCGACGTCCCGTGGGGCTCGACGGCCAACGGGGCGATCATCCAGATCGCGACGTGCAGCGGGAATCCGGCACAGCAGTGGGTGCTCAGCGCGGCCGGCGACCTGGTGAACCCGCAGGCCAACAAGTGCCTCGACATCAAGGACTGGGTGAACGGCAACGGCGCGAAGCTGCAGCTGTGGGACTGCGCCGGCACCGCCAACCAGAAGTGGCGCCGCGGCTGAATTCAGATCAAAATCCGATTTTGGTACGACCGGAGCCGGCTGCTCTCGCCGGCTCCGGTGGTGACATGGTCAGCCGGTTACCGCGGCGGTGCGCACGTCACAGTTGCCGCCCCGCTCGGCGCGCCGCACCGTGCTGCCGGCGCACACCCGCACGTCCGGCTCGGCACCGCCCCAGAGCAGCTCGGCGGTGGCGCTGAAGTTGGTCTTGCCCGGGCCGCACAAGCTGGCCACCGTGCGCCAGACGATGCCGTCGGCCGGACCGTTGCCGGCGATCTGGACGACGCCGCACCGGCTGCGGCTGTTCACCGCCAGGGTGCCCTGGACCCGGACCGGCGGGACGGGCCGCTCGGGGAAGCTCATCATGCGGTCATAGGTGCCGTATGCCGAGGCGGGGCCGGCGGCCAGCTCGAAGGTGTTGTCCGCGGCGACCGCCGGCGAGGCCGCGGTGAGAATCAGGCCGAGGCCCGCGAGGGCGCCGAGAGCGATATTCTTCATCGTTACTCCAGAATTGTTCATCGGTTGGTCGAAAAATGGCATGCGGCGGCCGCCCCACCCGAAAGGCGCGGCTCCGGCCGGCACAACGAAATGGCGCCCGGCGCGACATGCGCCGGAACGCGGAAAAGGTCAGCGCACGTAGAGCGTGTAGCTCGGCGCGAAGCCGGTCTGGCACCGGAAGGACACCCACACGCGGCGGGCGACGCCGTCCGCACCGACCTGGCGGCACTCGGCCTGCGCGTCGGCGACCTCGTTGAAGGCGGCGGTGTAGACCAGCTTCTCGCTGGACCGCGGCGTGGTCCGCGGGGTGAACGTGACGGTCAGGTCGTCACCGGCGAAACCGCTGCGCACGGTGGGTGAGCGCCACAGCCCGGCGGCCGCCCCGGCGTCGCCGATGACCGCGGCGCGGCCGAACCCGTAGGTGCCGAGCATCTCCGTGCTGCGGGCGGGAGCGGCCTGGGCCGCGGCGGGAGCGAGCACGGCGGTCACGGTCGCGGCGAGAGCGGCGACATGAATCTTACGCATTTTTTAACGTTCCTTTGCGAACAGCCCGGGGATCTTCCCGTGGCATGACACGTCCGCCGGAAGATTTTTTCTCCCGGCGAGACGAAACCATATCAGCATTCCAAAGGAGACAGACAAGGGAGACACATGTGGACGCCGTCACACCCACCCAATAACTATTAGTACTCAATTAACGATTGTTAAGTCGCCTGCCCCTGCACTCGCCTCGGCGAAACTCCCACCACCCCCCAGTCACCGCAAAACGCCGCCGGTGAGGAGGCAAGCGATTCTCCGACGCCCGCGGGGTGTGCGGGCGGCGGAGAATCGCCTGCCTCCTCACCGGTTACAAGGCGTTTTGCCGCGGAGCGAAGCGAAGCCAGCAAGCTCAGTGCCGCGGAGCGAAGCGGAGCCAGCAAGCTCAGTGCCGCGGGGCGAAGCGGAGCCAGCCAGCTCAGTGCCGGTCAGCTCAGCAAGGGTCTCCGGGCAGTAGGCGGGTCCGGCCCCGCTGCGGAACGTTCCCGCGCCGGATGGCAGCCGGGTCGTGTGCGCCTCGCCGGCAAAGGTCCAGCGCAGTTCCAGATGCCAGGTGGCGATGCCGGCCGGTGGGTCCACGAAGACCTCGAACTGGATCGGATCGTCCTCGGCGACCGTGTAGGGGAAGCCCTTGGTCCGGTGCTGCGGCACGGTCATGATCGGCCGGCGGACGTCGCGCAAGGTGAGACCGAAATCCTGGATGTCGAGATGGGCGCCGCACCCGCCGCCGGTCGGCACGATCCGGACGGCGCGCGGGGCCGGCTCCCAGCCGTCGACGACGGCACGCAGGTCGCGCAGGATCGCGCGGCCCTGGCGCAGACTCTCCACGGTGAACACGACGGTGCCGGCGGTGGGGGTCGCTCCGTGCGCCGCAAACCAGGCGTCCGACTCGTCGGGGCCGAAGAGTGCCACCGGGGGTGCCGGATCACCACGCAGGTCGCGCAGGCCGCCGCGGGCGACGTACTGGGACCGCAGACAGGACGCGTCCCCGGCGCCGGTGCCCTGCACCGAGACACGCAGCGCGTCGCCGGGCGCCGCACTGATGCCGGCCGGGGACGGCTGTGTCTGCTCCCGGACCTCACCGAAGCCGTCGGCGACCGCGCTGACGAGCGTGCCGAGCGCGCTGACCGCGGCGACGATCAGACCGGCGGCGACCCAGAACTGTGTCGGACGGCGATGACGGGGATCGGGCACGGTTCTCCTCAACTGATGCGAAAGCCGCGGACGACGCCGCCCTGCTCGGCCAGCAACCATGGGCCGGCGACGCTGAACCCGTCGCCCTCGAGGTCCCACAGCGGGCGACCGGTGTCGTCCAGCGCGTACAGATGTGAATCGGTGGTCTCGAACTGGTCCACCGTGATCTGCCGGGTCGTCATGACGTGCACGAGGGTCGTGCCGGTGCGCGGGTCGGCGATCGGGTACTCGTCGGTGCCCGGCCACTCCGGCGACTGCCACAGCGTCTGCCCGGTGCGGGCCCGCACCGCAGCGAGTGACACGGTGGCCTTGCCCGCGGTGAACGGCGAATGCCGGCGGAAGAAGAGGCGGTCGTCCGGCTGCCCGGTGGCCCGCGTGAAGTAACCCCGGCCGGATCCGGCCTCCTGCCAGAGCAGGGTGCCGTCGTCACGGTCGTGCACGGTCGCCTTGTCGTGGTCGTCGACCACCACGACCTCGCCGATCGGGAGGAACTCCGGGTACGTGTCGGGCGGGATCCGCACCGGCGCCGGGCCGATGGCGGTGATCGCCGGCCGGGCCCAGTCGACGGAGTACCAGCGGCCGGTGAAGCTGTCGACCAGCCGGGTGTCCGCGAACCAGACCGGGGAGCAGCCGGTCAGCAGTGCCGGCACCGCGGTGACCGTGCCGTCGGCGAGACTGTATCGGACCAGGTGACCACCACTCATCCCGAGCAGCCAGGGACGCGCCGGGACGGTGCAGATCAGTTCCTTCGCGGGCCCGTCCTGCCACACCACCCGGCCGGTCGCCGGGTCCATCCCCCACAGGCCCAGCGTCCCGTTGCCCGCCTCGGCGTTGATGACGATCAGGCAGCGGTCGGCGGCCACGGCGACCGGCAGCGCGCCGGCCGGGAACCGCTCGGTCCACCGGGTCCGGCCGGTGCGCAGGTCCACCGCGTGCAGGACGGGCCGGCGACCGTAGACCCCGGTCACCGTGAGCGCCACGTCGCCGACGACCTTCACCCACGAGTCGTCGTCCATCCCGATGGTCACCGGGCCCGGTTCGGCCGGGTACCGCCATCGCCAGCGGACGGCGAGCGTGTCCGGGTCGAGTCCGACCAGCCACTGCGGGTTCGGGCCGGCCCGCAGCGGCACACCGACGTCGAGCAGGACGACGTCCTCGGTGAGTGTCGCGCTCAGGATCGGGCCGAACCGGCCGGGCAGGCGCACCGGAGCGGGAAGTCGCCGCACCGCGCGGCCGGTGCCCGCGTCGGCGGGAGCGCACGGGTCGACGAAGACCGGCGCGCTCGCGGCCGGCACGGCCTGGCGTGCGGCGACCCCGAATCCGCTCGCCAGCAGCACACCGGCAGCGGCCAGCGCGGCCCAGTACCGTCCGTTCATGCTCGTCTCCACCCGCTCGTCCGTCGCGGGTTAGAGGAATATCGCGTGCCCCGGAATGATCGCCAAACGGCCGGTCTCCTACGGGGCCGTCCGAACGGTCAGAAGTCGGGTTCAGGTGCGGGTGTGATCGCCGTCGATCAGGCGCGGGCCGTGGATCTCGTGGTGCAGCCGCTGCATGCGTTCGTCGAGCCGGGCGGCGTCCTCGGCGGCGGCGGCCAGCTCGGCGCGCAGGGCGGCGGGCACGTCGGCGTCGTGCTTGTAGTAGATCTTGTGTTCGAGGCTCGCCCAGAAGTCCATCGCGACGGTGCGCAGCTGGACCTCGACCGGGACCGCGACGACCTGGTCGGACAGGAAGACCGGGATCTCCACGATCAGGTGCAGGCTGCGATATCCGTTCGCCTTCGGCTGGGCGATGTAGTCCTTGGTGACCACCAGGTGCACGTCCGGCTGCCGGGTGAGCATCCGGGCCACGGTGTAGACGTCCGGCACGAAACCGCAGACGATCCGGATCCCGGCGATGTCGCGGATCCGGGTCCGCAGGTCGTCGACGTGCAGCGGGCAGTTGAGCCGGCGCGCTTTCGCGGTGATGCTGCCGAGGGACTTGAGGCGGGGCGTGACGTGCTCGATCGGGTTACCGCGGCCGCGGTGCGCGAGCTCCTCGGCCAGGATGTTGATCTTCGTTTCGATCTCGGCGAGTCCGAATTTGTACACCATCAGGAACTTGTTCAACTCGGCCATCGCCCCGTGCAGCACCTCGGGCTCGGGGTGATGGGCGAAACCCAATGTGCCGAACGGCCCGCCGGCCGGCTGCACCCGGGCGACTTGGCGGTCACCCGCGCCGAGGTCTCCCGCGCGGGGATGCTCGGTGGTCACGTCCGTCTCTCCTCGGTGCATCCGGTGGCTCCTCCACCGTTATCGGCACGTCCGCGAGGCACAGTAGCGGACTGCCGCTCGGCTTTCCGCGTTGCCCGGCGCGCTTCGACCGTACGGGAAATTTCTGGGAATTAGCCGCAAGCTGACCGCCTGCCGTGCCCGGCGGCCGTGCCGATGTTGACAGTCATCGATCGAGACGGTGGGGTGGATCTCACGTCCTTCGATGCCCAGGAGGCTTGATGTCACCCCGACTCC
Above is a genomic segment from Actinoplanes ianthinogenes containing:
- a CDS encoding PQQ-binding-like beta-propeller repeat protein, with translation MNGRYWAALAAAGVLLASGFGVAARQAVPAASAPVFVDPCAPADAGTGRAVRRLPAPVRLPGRFGPILSATLTEDVVLLDVGVPLRAGPNPQWLVGLDPDTLAVRWRWRYPAEPGPVTIGMDDDSWVKVVGDVALTVTGVYGRRPVLHAVDLRTGRTRWTERFPAGALPVAVAADRCLIVINAEAGNGTLGLWGMDPATGRVVWQDGPAKELICTVPARPWLLGMSGGHLVRYSLADGTVTAVPALLTGCSPVWFADTRLVDSFTGRWYSVDWARPAITAIGPAPVRIPPDTYPEFLPIGEVVVVDDHDKATVHDRDDGTLLWQEAGSGRGYFTRATGQPDDRLFFRRHSPFTAGKATVSLAAVRARTGQTLWQSPEWPGTDEYPIADPRTGTTLVHVMTTRQITVDQFETTDSHLYALDDTGRPLWDLEGDGFSVAGPWLLAEQGGVVRGFRIS
- a CDS encoding GTP pyrophosphokinase — encoded protein: MHRGETDVTTEHPRAGDLGAGDRQVARVQPAGGPFGTLGFAHHPEPEVLHGAMAELNKFLMVYKFGLAEIETKINILAEELAHRGRGNPIEHVTPRLKSLGSITAKARRLNCPLHVDDLRTRIRDIAGIRIVCGFVPDVYTVARMLTRQPDVHLVVTKDYIAQPKANGYRSLHLIVEIPVFLSDQVVAVPVEVQLRTVAMDFWASLEHKIYYKHDADVPAALRAELAAAAEDAARLDERMQRLHHEIHGPRLIDGDHTRT
- a CDS encoding ricin-type beta-trefoil lectin domain protein, with the translated sequence MPRPLPATLLAGAMVLAGLTVTSPAAATPPAGPDAAARAAGPDAGMLAAMRRDLHLTDDQIAQRLTTEAAAPVIEKRLRAKLGKRFAGAWIPAGATRLTVAVTSRADAAEVRAEGAVPTVVSRGESDLAAARATLDQHSAQAPDAIRGWYVDTIANRLVITAEPGAEATARAFAAASGAGPVTVRTAEEQPRPMYDTRGGDQYVINGNVLCSIGFPVAGGFVTAGHCGGAGSTTLGFNNQAQGTFAGSSFPGNDYAWVRTNGNWVSQPWVNNYAGGNVLVAGSQEAAIGSSICRSGRTTGWRCGTLLGKNETINYAQGAVSGLSRSNACAEPGDSGGSWISGNQAQGVTSGGTGNCSSGGTMWFQPVTEILQVYGLSLTTTGGGSALVSNWNNLCIDVPNSNFSDGVQVQTWGCNGTGAQKWEATGGALRTGNNMCLDVPWGSTANGAIIQIATCSGNPAQQWVLSAAGDLVNPQANKCLDIKDWVNGNGAKLQLWDCAGTANQKWRRG